A portion of the Maylandia zebra isolate NMK-2024a linkage group LG9, Mzebra_GT3a, whole genome shotgun sequence genome contains these proteins:
- the dnajb6b gene encoding dnaJ homolog subfamily B member 6b isoform X1 has protein sequence MEDYYHILGVEKNATQEDIKKAYRKLALKWHPDKNPENKDEAEKRFKELSEAYEVLSDESKRNVYDRYGKEGLSGGGGGGGGHYDHFGSSFTFRNPDDVFREFFGGRDPFTDLFADDPFNDFFGGSRSHQRGPRMGGSLFGFGGFPAFGGSFGGFDSGFSSFGDMGGGGFTSFSSSSFGGGGGGGGGGGGMGNFKSVSTSTKFVNGRRITTKRIVENGQERVEVVEDGQLKSLTVNDVSAEDPMEDIRRRRQNTLPGLGLHQRHLRNSAQNPPEEEGESPGQTRGHTDNKRKKLWLKEAESKKKRAPRHFPWFSGFGAFF, from the exons ATGGAGGACTACTACCATATACTAGGAGTCGAGAAAAATGCGACGCAAGAAGACATCAAGAAAGC TTACAGAAAATTGGCCCTGAAATGGCATCCAGACAAGAACCCTGAGAACAAGGATGAGGCAGAGAAAAGATTCAAAGAGCTGTCAGAGGCGTATGAAGTTCTCTCAGACG AAAGCAAGAGGAATGTTTATGACCGATATGGCAAAGAAGGCCTCtcaggtggtggaggaggaggag GAGGCCATTATGACCACTTCGGCAGCAGCTTCACATTCCGCAACCCCGATGACGTTTTCAGGGAATTCTTCGGCGGCAGAGATCCATTTACAGATTTATTCG CTGATGATCcctttaatgatttctttggaGGCAGTCGCAGTCACCAGAGGGGGCCAAGGATGGGTGGATCGCTCTTTGGTTTTGGGGGCTTTCCAGCATTTGGAGGTAGCTTTGGGGGATTTGATTCAG GTTTTAGCTCATTTGGAGACATGGGTGGGGGAGGATTCACCTCCTTCTCTTCATCATCATTTGGCggcgggggaggaggaggaggaggaggaggaggaatggGTAACTTTAAATCTGTATCAACCTCCACCAAATTCGTCAACGGCAGAAGGATTACCACAAAACG GATCGTTGAGAACGGCCAGGAGCGGGTTGAAGTGGTAGAGGATGGTCAGTTAAAATCTCTAACTGTTAATG ACGTCTCAGCTGAGGACCCCATGGAGGACATTCGCCGCCGCAGACAGAACACGCTTCCTGGCCTGGGCTTGCACCAGCGTCACCTGAGGAACTCTGCCCAGAACCCACCAGAGGAAGAGGGGGAGAGCCCGGGACAAACGAGAG gACACACAGACAACAAGAGGAAGAAACTGTGGCTAAAGGAGGCAGAATCCAAAAAGAAAAGAGCTCCTCGACACTTCCCGTGGTTCAGTGGATTTGGTGCCTTCTTTTAa
- the dnajb6b gene encoding dnaJ homolog subfamily B member 6b isoform X2, protein MEDYYHILGVEKNATQEDIKKAYRKLALKWHPDKNPENKDEAEKRFKELSEAYEVLSDESKRNVYDRYGKEGLSGGGGGGGGHYDHFGSSFTFRNPDDVFREFFGGRDPFTDLFADDPFNDFFGGSRSHQRGPRMGGSLFGFGGFPAFGGSFGGFDSGFSSFGDMGGGGFTSFSSSSFGGGGGGGGGGGGMGNFKSVSTSTKFVNGRRITTKRIVENGQERVEVVEDGQLKSLTVNGKEQLLRLDNK, encoded by the exons ATGGAGGACTACTACCATATACTAGGAGTCGAGAAAAATGCGACGCAAGAAGACATCAAGAAAGC TTACAGAAAATTGGCCCTGAAATGGCATCCAGACAAGAACCCTGAGAACAAGGATGAGGCAGAGAAAAGATTCAAAGAGCTGTCAGAGGCGTATGAAGTTCTCTCAGACG AAAGCAAGAGGAATGTTTATGACCGATATGGCAAAGAAGGCCTCtcaggtggtggaggaggaggag GAGGCCATTATGACCACTTCGGCAGCAGCTTCACATTCCGCAACCCCGATGACGTTTTCAGGGAATTCTTCGGCGGCAGAGATCCATTTACAGATTTATTCG CTGATGATCcctttaatgatttctttggaGGCAGTCGCAGTCACCAGAGGGGGCCAAGGATGGGTGGATCGCTCTTTGGTTTTGGGGGCTTTCCAGCATTTGGAGGTAGCTTTGGGGGATTTGATTCAG GTTTTAGCTCATTTGGAGACATGGGTGGGGGAGGATTCACCTCCTTCTCTTCATCATCATTTGGCggcgggggaggaggaggaggaggaggaggaggaatggGTAACTTTAAATCTGTATCAACCTCCACCAAATTCGTCAACGGCAGAAGGATTACCACAAAACG GATCGTTGAGAACGGCCAGGAGCGGGTTGAAGTGGTAGAGGATGGTCAGTTAAAATCTCTAACTGTTAATGGTAAGGAGCAGCTCCTAAGACTGGATAACAAGTAA